The Halogranum gelatinilyticum genome contains the following window.
CGAGTTCCGTGCCGACCAGATCATCGCGGGGCTGGCCGTCTGGCTCATCGCGCTCGGTCTCGCGCCGTTCGCGGCGAACGTCAAGTACGGCAGTCCGAACTCCGCGAACCTCGGCAGCGCGGGCACCTTCCAGGAGTGGACGATTCCGGTGCTCTCGGACATCCCGTTCTTCGGGGCACTGTTCAGCGCGACGCCCGTCGTCTATCTGATGCTCATCGCCGTCCCGGTCAGCTGGTTCGTCCTCAACCGGACCTCCTTCGGCAAGTGGATTCAGGCCAGCGGGGAGAACCCGAAGGCACTGGACACGGTCGGCGTCAACGTCAGCCGCGTCCGCTACGCGGGCGTGCTGCTCTCCGGCGTCCTCTCGGGCGTCGGCGGCGCGGCACTCTCGCTCAGCCTCGGCCAGTTCATCGGCAACGGTCAGACGATGGTCAACGGCAAGGGGTTCATCGCCATCGTGGCGTTCCTGTTCGGCAACTACAACCCGGTCGGCGCGTTCGGCGCGTCGTTCCTCTTCGCCGGACTGGAGGCCGTCCAACTCCGTCTCCAGCAGGTGCCGGGCTACGCCATCCCCGACACGCTCATCCAGACGGTGCCGTACGTGACGGTCATCGTCGTGCTCGCGCTCGTCGGGCGGACGAAGATTCCCAAAGCGGCAGGCGAACATTACGACTCCGGCGACGACTGAGCACGGTTTTATGCGGTTTTTGACATTTTCTCCCGTTGAGAGAGCCATCCGTGGATACGTCGGACGCGCGAGGACCGATTCGGGGATAAAGAGTTTTGCTCCCGGACCCGGGAGACAGAGGCATGACCACACACGAGTACGACGTCGTCATCGTCGGCGCGGGTACGTCCGGCTGCTACGCCGCGGCGACCATCGCGAACGAGGGACTGGACGTCGTCGTCGTCGAGCGCAAGGACGAGGAGGAGGCGGGCCACATCGCCTGTGGCGACGCGCTCAAGGGTGCGGACGCCTTCCCCGAGGCGATTCCGAAGGAGAAGATCGAACCGGCGTTCACCAACACGGACGTCACGCACGGCCGCTTCGAGATTCCGAGCCACGACACGGTCCTCGAAATCCCGATTCCGGGCGAACTCGCGGTCCTCGACCGCTGGGAGTTCGGCCGCCTCATCATCGAGGGTGCGAAAGAGGCTGGCGCGGAGTTCCACTACGACACCGTCGTCCAAGACGTGACGCAGGACGACGACGGCACGGTGACGGGCATCACGGGCAAGCGCAAGGGCGAGGCCGTCGAATACGACGCACCCATCACCATCGACGCCGCGGGCGCGCTGTCGCTCCTGCAGGACAAGGTCGACTTCTCCGATGCGACCTTCGACACCAACGTCTCCTACTCGCAGTTCTGTTCGGCCTACCGGGAGATCGTCGAGGTCGAGGAACCCGTCGAGTGGGACGACGCGCTCGTCTTCAAGCCGACGAAGCGCGCGGCGGGCTACCTCTGGTACTTCCCGCGGACGGACACCGAGATCAACGCTGGCCTCGGCTTCCAGATGAACGAGCAGCCGATGAAGCTCGTCGAGGACCTCAAAGAGGATCTCCGCAACCGCGAGGAGTTCAAGGGCGCGGAAGTGAAGGACAAACTCGGTGCCTCGCTGCCGACGCGACGGCCCTACGACTCGGCGGTCGCGCCGGGCTACATGGCCATCGGCGACGCCGCGGCCCACGTCAACCCGACGACCGGCGGCGGCATCGCCGGCGCGGCCTACGGCGGGAAGTACGCGGGCGAGCAGGCCGTGAAAGCCGTCGGCGACGGCGACGTCTCCGAAGCGAACCTCTGGCGGTACAACCAGCGGATCATGGAGCACTTCGGCGGCCGCTACGCCGCGCTCGACGTCTACAACATCCTCGTCACCGCCGGCGAGGTCGACGACCTCGAGAGCCTGCTGGCCGCACTGCCGGGCGAGCAGATCTCGGAGGCGCTCTACGCCGGGAAGACGAACATGAGCTGGAAGCTCAAGGCACAGGTCGCCATCCAGAGCCGCGACTACTGGGACGTCCTCTACACCTTCTACAAGACGAAGCAGCTCGCCGACAAGCTCATCGACCACTACGACCGCTATCCGAGCCGCCCGGGCGCGCTGTCGGGCTGGCAGAACTACCGCGACGAGCTGATGGACCGCATCTACGAGACGACCGGCGCGGAACCCAAGTACTAGGCCGCGAGCGGACCCCATCTGTCGGGACGGGAGTCTACCCGCTGTCGCTGGGGCGGTTGAACAAGGCCACGATGGTGTATCCGCCGTAGAATCCGAGCGTGTGAATCACGACCTCGGTGGCGAATTCAGCGGTCGTTTGGATGTCTTTGAAGCCGATGAACAGTACGTCAGTCGTCAGGACGAAGACCGTGAGGCCGAGACAGAGGACCAACCGGAGACTGCTGAAGAGCGGGCTCGACCGGACGAACTCTAGCATCCTCACATTTATCGCATGAGACTGGGATCGTGAAGAAACTTGTTTGTCGCTCGGACGTTGGCTCTCGGTGCAGGCTCGGACGGCTCTCCTCGGTTCAGGGCCGCTCTTGGGCCAGCTTCAGAATCGCACCTGAGAGGACGTCGATGCCGATTCCGAGCGACTCCTCGTCGACGTCGAACGTGCTCGTGTGGTGGCCGCCGGGGTGGTTCGTGCCGACGCCGATGTAGGCCGCCTTGCCGCCGTGCTCTTGGACGCGCTGCATGAGGAACGTCGCGTCCTCGCTGCCGCCGAGCGAGTCGGTCGGGAGGACGTTGGTGACGCCCTCGGTGGTGCCCGCGACGTCGGCGACGACGTTGCGAATCTCGTCGTCGCTGCGGGCACTCGGAGCCATGCCTTCGGTCTTGACGTCGACCTCGCAGCCGTGCATCTCGGCTGCAGAGCGCATGACTCGCTCGGCCTTCTCGCGCATATACTCCATCAGCTCGGTCGTCTCGCCGCGAACCTCGCCCTCGATGAACGACTCCTCGGGGATGATGTTCGTCGCGGTGCCACCGCCGACGAGTCCGGCGTTGACGCGGGTCGCGCCGTCTGAGTGCCGCGAGATGCTGTAGAGGTTCTGGATGGCCGTCGCCATCGCGAGGACGGCGTTGTCGCCCTCCTCGGGCTTCGCACCGGCGTGTGAGGGGTACCCCGTGAAGTCGGCGTGGAAGTGGTGCACCGCGAGGAAGCCGTCGATACCGGCGACGATCTGCCCGGTCGGATGGTCGAGACCGAGATGGGCAGCGAGGAGGTAGTCGACGTCGTCGAGATGGCCGCTCTCGGCCATCGGCTTGCCGCCCGCGATCTGCTCCTCGCTGGGCTGGAAGAACACCTTCAGCGTGCCCTGGAAGTCGCTGTCGATGACGGCGTCCAGGACGCCGAGACCGAGCGTCGCGTGGCCGTCGTGGCCGCAGGCGTGCATGAACCCCTCGTGTTCCGAGCGGAAGCCGTTGGCAGCAGGATGGTGGCCGTCGGACTCGGATTCCAGGATGGGAAGCGCGTCGATGTCGACGCGGAGACCGATGGTGGGTCCCTCACCGCGCTTGAGGACGGCGAGCGCGCCCGTGTTGCCGCCCGCGACCTTCTCCAAGAGGTCCTCGCGCGCACCGTCGGCGCGGGCCTGTTCGAGCCACTCGTCGAGCGTCGCCTCGTCGGGGAGTGCGAGTCGCTCGTCGGTGAGGACCTCGCTGCCGACGTAGAGTTCGTCGAGCGGGCGCGTCTCCAGTTCGTCGACGATGCGGGCGGTGGTGTAGAACTCGCGCCAGGCGGGCTCGGGATGGCGGTGCAGGTCGCGACGGAACGCGACGAGTTCCTCGGAGAGACTGCTCATATCTCGTCGGAGGCTGTCGGGGGTGATAAGTGATGACATCCGGGGTGTGTCACGGCCGAGACAGTCGCCGGAGGGGAGGGGTTCCGTCGGGTGACAGGAGACAAATTCCGCACGATTTTATACTGTGGTCGGTATCGTCCCGAGTAGATGAGCAACGTCGAAACCAGTTCATCGACCGAACCAGAGCTGTCGTTCCGTGGGGGGCGTCTCGTCAGCGCGCTGCCCATCGCATTCTTCATCGCCTGGGCCATCGTCCAGAGCGGACTGCTCGGAATCGGGGACACAACAGGACTGGTCGCCGGGATGCTCGTCGGCCTCATCGTCGGTCTCTTCTTCGTGAAGGGACCGTGGAAGACCTACGCCGACGTCATCTTCGAGGGGATGACCCGCCGGGTCGCCGCGACCGCCATCGTCGCGTGGCTCTGGGCCGGGATGTTCGCCCAGACCATCCAGGTCGGCGGCTTCGTCGACGGTCTCGTGTGGGCGTCGACCGCCCTGAACGTCGGTGCCGCGCTCTTTCCGGCACTGACGTTCCTCTTCGCCGCGCTGCTGGCGACGGGCATCGGGACCGGCTACGGGACCGCCATCGCCTTCACCGGTCTCGTCTTCCCCGCCGGTATCCTGCTCGGGGCGAACCCCGTCCTGCTGTTCGGTGCCATCCTCTCGGGAGCCGTCTTCGGCGACAACCTCGCACCCGTGAGTGACACCACCATCGTGTCCGCGGTGACGCAGAACGCCGACATCGGTGGCGTCGTCGCCTCCCGTGTCAAGTACGCGATTGTCGCGGCCGTACTGGCGTTCGTCGCCTACCTCGTCGCCGGTGCGCAGCTGGCCGGTCAGCCGATGGAGGTCGGCAGCGACGTGGCCGCGGGCGTCGGTCCGCTCGGTCTCGTCCACCTGCTCTCCATCGCGGTGGTCATCGTGACGGCCGTCGCCGGCCGCCACATCATCGAGGCCGTCTCGTGGGGACTCGTCGTCTCCGCGGTGCTCAACCTCGTGCTCGGTCTCGCCGCGCCGAGCGACATGATCGCCTTCAACGCGCCCGAGGGCGCAGCACTCGTCTCCGTCCTCGACAGCCTCCCGGTCTTCGGGGCGTTCGTCGTCCCGGTCGACCCGGCCAACGCCGGTGTCGGCGGCAGCCTCTATACGGGCGCAGCGGGCTTCTTCCCGCTCATCGTCCTGACCGTCCTGCTCGTCGCCAGTGCCGAGATCATGCGCGCCGGTGGCGGCTTCGACGCGATTCAGGACTTCCTCGTCAGCACCGTCGCCACGACGGTCCGCCGCGCGGAGATGACGATGGTGCTCGGCACCGCGCTCGTCAACGCGACGGTCACCATCAACACCGCCGCCGAGATCGCCATCGCGCCGTACATCCGCAGCCTCGGCGAGCGGTTCAACATCAACGGCTACCGCCGCGCCAACATCCTCGACGCCAACACCTCCGCGCTCGGATACATCTTCCCGTGGGGCGGCGGTCTGCTCGCGGGCTACGGGGCGATGCAGAACCTCGTCGGCTCGCAGGCGACCCCGTGGTTCACCCAGTCGATGATGGTCAATCCGGCGTCGGTCTTCCCGTACGTCTTCCACGGCTGGTTCCTCGTCGCCGTCTTCATCGTCGCCGCGTGGACCGGCTTCGGCCGTGAGTACGTGCCGGACCGCCAGAGCGAGGAGGTGAGCCGCGTATGAACGTCAAGAAACTGCTCGCCGGCTGGAGCTTCCGGACGAGCACGCCCGACTACGCCGTCGGCGACGAACTCACCGCCTTCGTCACCGGGACGGACGGCTCGACGCCCATCGTCCGCATCGGCGACACGGTGATTCAGCTGCCGGACGCAGACGGCGACGGCGAACTCGTCGAGAAGCGGGTTCGACTCCGCGTCACCGAGTTCGACGCGCAGCGTCACGAGGGCGCAGGCGAACTACTCTCCGTCTTCGACGACGAGGAGTAGTCGGTTCGAGTCTTCCTTTTTCAGGTATCGAGACGAAACGACACGGAGCGACAGTTCTACGGGCGACTGAGAGAGCCACGGCACGGAGCGGTGGCTCCGCGACCGACTGAGAGGACCCCACCGCACGGAGCGGCGGCTTCGCTGGTCGACCGACCGAGACTGCAGAGAGGAGAGATCAGTTGCGGCGGTGGCCGAGCGGCTTCTTCTGTTCGACTTCGATCTCGACGTGGACGCTCGCGGGGAACTCCATGTGGCCGACCTCGCGCGCGATGTGGTCGGCACCGTGGATCTCCAGTTTGCGCGCGTAGACGGTGTAGTCCCACGACGAGAACTCGTCGCCGGGGGCGAGGTTGCGGTACTGTGGGACGCGGACGTGCTCGGGCGGCGACGAGTGGGGGCCTTTACACTCCGCGCCTTTGCGTTCGATCATGGCTTTCAGGTCGGAGACCACGTCGTCGAGGACGGCGCGGTCACCGCTCTGAAAGCTGAGTTTGGTGACGAAGGTCATAGCTGGGGGTGACTATCACGTACTGGGGACATCCAGCACCAAAAACGCATCTACACCGCCGCGCCGCGTGACACCCCCACATGACGAAGTGGCTCACACTCGGTCCCGCCGACCGGTTTTCGGGTCTCTCGTCCGATATTCTCTTAACGGCCCGTGGTTTACATCCGCGCAATGACGGTAGAAGCGGTCAGTGCTGGAGCCATCCTCTTCCGCGATACCCGCGGCCGACGGGAGTATCTGCTCCTGAAGAGCCGCCCGGGGGACTGGGAGTTCCCGAAGGGCGGGGTCGAGGGGAACGAGGAGCTTCAGCAGACGGCAATCAGAGAAGTCAAAGAGGAGGCGGGCATCGGTGATTTCCGCCTCATCGACGGATTCCGCGAGGACTACGACTACGTGTTCGAGGCGAATGGCAAGACCATCCACAAGACGGTCCATCTGTTCATCGCCCGCTCGTTCGAGGCCAGCGCGGAACTGTCGAAAGAGCATCGCGACCTGCAGTGGCGCGACTACGAGCAGGCCATCAACACCATCACGCAGGACGGTCCCCGCGAGATTCTCGAACGCGCCCACCAGTATCTCGACGACCTGGCCGAACAGGACGAGGAGGACGGGACGACGACCTACCTCGGCTGAGCCGTGACCTACGGCGACGCCGAGTTCGGCTTCGAACTGCTCGCCTGCCGGTGGGCCGAGTTGGCCTGGCCGCCCGACGAGCGACGCGACTCGGCCGTCTTCGTCTCCCGCCAGTTGGGCACGCAGAAGCGTCGCTGGGACACCATCGTCGTCGAGTGCGACCCGGAGGGATTCGCTGCTCGCGCGCAGTTCGGCGAGGACGCGCTCGACTCCGACCTCCTGCACGTCGTCCGCAACGCACCCGCAGAGTGGACGTACTACCGCGACGCGCTCCCCCATCCGGGCTATCCGTGGCGCTACGTCCGTGAGGCCATCCACCGCGCGGCGGCTCGCGGCGTCGTCGAGAAGCGAAAGCAAGGAAATCGAATCGAGATCCGGCGGGTCGCGCCGTACCCCGACTGGGTGCGACGCATCGTCGCCATCGAGAACAAGCCGGACCTCGACGCCAGCGCGGCGCGCGCGCTCTCGGCCCAACTCGAACACGACGTCGAGACCGCCCTCGCCGACGAGGTGTGGGTGGCGACGGCGGCGACGGGCGCGAGCGTCGAACCCGCCTTGCTCGAAGACCTGCCGGTCGACGTGGGCATCCTCACGCTCGACTTCTCGCGGGGCGTCGTCGCCGACGCGGCCGACGTGGTGTGGCATCCGAGCACGCTCGACGTCGCGAGCGACAGCGACGCCTTCGACGCCGACGAGAAGGCCGACCGTCGCCTCGAAATCGCCGAACGCGCCTACGGCAAGGGTTGGCGGTCGTTCCACGAGACGATGCGGCCGGACTGTCGGGGCTTCGAACTCCGGCGGGAGGGTCGCGCGCTCGTCCCGTGGTGTGCGACGAAAGAGTGTGGCCAGACTGCCGCGCAGTGTTCGGGGTCCTGTGCGGAGTTCTCGCCCGAGCCGCCGCAGTGGCGGACGGGCGGCTGGCCAATCGAAGGCGGACCGGGAAAAGGCATCAAGCAGCTGTTGGAGGGGCGGCGCGAGTGGGTCCGAGAAAGGGAAACAGAGTAACCACATGTGGCGACAAGTGAATCGATCACCCCGGCGCGTGGCTTCGTGCCGTTTCATCGGCGCGAGCCACTCACGCGAGGGATGAGAAGCGCAGGGAGCGATAGCGACCGAGCATCGTAATCGGTTGGGGAGGGTGTGGCGGTGGCGGGTGGGACTGAAAGGGGACGCACTGTCGACGAACCCGGCTGAAGTAAGCACCGCAGCGAACAGAGTGAGTGAGGAGCGAAGCGAAGCCCGGGAGTCGACAGTGCGTGGGCTTTCGAGGGAGTTCCGTAACTTCTGCCGAGACATGACCAACCGACGGGACCCATGTATCGAAAACGAGGTCCCGACACACGAAGCAGAGACCGCACTACAGACTATTCAGACGACTTCGACTTCCACGTCGTCGCGTTCGACAGCCAGCTTGAACGTCGGGACGGTCCGGTAGACGACTTCGACGACGCCCTTCCGGCGGAGGCTCTGCAGAGCACTCCGGACGTCGCCCGCCTCGGGGTCGATGTCGAACTCCGCGCGGAGTTTGTTGAGCACGCTGACGACGCTCTCCGAGCGGTCGTCGGGACCGGCGACGACCTGGAAGACCTGCGATTCGAGTTCGGGGACGCGGATGATACTCGGGACGCCGCCCTCCTCGGCCTCCTCGCCTTCGACGCCGGGGTCGACGCCGACGAGTTCGGCCGCCTCGGCCGTCGCGCGAATCAGACTCTTGTCGTCGCGGTAGTAGTAGTCCTTCAGATGGCCTTCGAGATACTGGTGGACCTCGCTGCCGCTCTCCAGCCCCCACCGCTTCTGGAGTTCCTTGTTCTTCGTCGGCTGGAGTTTGACGATATCCACCAGCCGCTCTTGTTCCTCCTCGTCGAGTGTCATTGTCTGCGTGTCGGCAGCGGGGACATATTTACGTTCTGGAACAGTCAGTTTGCACCTCCTGCCCGCCCCCTATCCACTGATTCCGCTCGCCACGGCCGCCCGTCCCCTGCCGAACGGTTATCACCGTTCCCGACGACGGCTCTGTCATGTCTTGGGACACCGTGACACTCGACTTCGACGGCGACGTCGCCACGCTGACCGTCAACCGCCCCGACGCGATGAACGCGCTCAACGTCGAGACGCTCGAAGCGATGGGCGAGGCACTCGACGAGGCCGAAGCCGAGGGGGCGCGTGCGCTCGTCATCACCGGCGCGGGCGACAAGGCGTTCATCGCCGGCGCGGACATCAGCCATATGCGCGAGCTCTCGACGACGGAGGCGCAGGCCTACTCCGAACTCGGCCACCGCGTGTTCGACGCCATCGAGTCGTTCCCCGCGCCGGTCATCGCCGCGGTCAACGGCTACGCCTTCGGCGGCGGCTGCGAGGTCGCGCTCGCCTGCGACCTCCGAGTGGCGAGCGAGCGCGCCGTCATCGGCCAGCCCGAGATCGACCTCGGGCTGGTTCCGGGCTGGGGCGGCACCCAGCGGCTCCCCCGACTCGTCGGCGACGAGCACGCTCGGCGGCTGATCTTCTTCGGCGAGCGCGTCGACGCCAGCGACGCCTACGAACTCGGTCTCGTCGGCGAGGTCGTCGCCCACGACCAGCTGGACGGGCACGTCGCCGACATGGCCGCCGAACTCGCCGCGAAGCCGAAACACGCGATGCGAGTCGCGAAAGAGGCACTCAACGCGGTCCACGAGGAGCCACAGCAGGCGGGACTCGCCTTCGAACGCCGGGCGTGGAGCGGACTGTTCGGCACCCACGACCAGCGTGAGGGAGCCGCAGCGTTCCTTGAGAAGCGCGACCCTGACTTCGAGTGAGCGATCCGTCGGGAAGACAGACAGTACCGGTGAGGCTAAGTATCTGAGAAGCGAATGATTATTCGTTATGAATATGGTGAAGCTGAGCCGAGTCGAATCGCTGTTCGAAGACCTCGACTTCCCGGTGACGCGTGACGAGGCGGCGACAGAGTTCTCGGACACGACGGTTCAGTTGGCCGACGGCGAGGCCAACCTCGGAGAGATGCTCTCGGAGGCACAGGCAGAGCGGTTCCACGGGGCGGACGAACTCTACGCGGCACTGAACAACACGCTCCCCATCGAAGCCGTCGGCGAGCCGGGACAGTCCGACGGCGACGCCTGAGGTCTCTCCGCGTCGATAACGGTGAATACGCCGTCGTTCGGTTCTGGTGGGGGAATCCCCGGCTTTAAGTGGCCGAGACGAGTCATAGACCAAATATGGAATTCTGTGACGACTGCGGTTCGATGATGAAGACGGATGGCGACCACTGGGTCTGCGGCAGCTGTGGCGCGGAGAAGCTCCGCGACAGTGCCAAGGAAGCGCAGATGGTTACGACGCAGGGCCAACAGAAGAGCGAAATCGTCGACGTCAGCGACGCCGAGGACAAGGGACTGCCGACGACGAAGGTCCACTGTCCGAAGTGTGAGAACGACCGCGCCTACTGGTATATGCAGCAGATCCGCTCCGCCGACGAGTCCGAGACACGCTTCTTCGTCTGTACCGAGTGCGAACACAAGTGGCGCGAGGACGACCACTAGATGGCCACGTTGCCAGCCGTCGCGAGCGACCGCATCGACGGCTGGCGACTCGTCGACGAACGCGTCGAGACGCCGTTCGACGTCCGACTCGTCACAGTCACGGCGGCGACGGCCGTCTACGAAGACCCCGAACTCGCGACGGCCGTCCGTGACGCGACAGGGAGCGACGGTCCGGGCCGGTTCTTTCTCACGAGTCACGTATCCCTCAAGCCACAGCCCCCGGTATCGGGGACGCTCCGAAAACTCGTGACCGACCGCGCGAGTCGGAGCTTCGCGGACCAGCTCCGCGAACGGGGCTTCACTCGGGTCGAACGGACCGACGAACGCGCGTTCTCCGTCGCGGGCGCGGACGCTCGGCTCGTCGCCTACGACGGGCAGTGTCCGGTCGGCGACCTCACGGTCGACGTCCAGGGCTGGCTCGCGGTCTGGGAGACGGACGGCGACTTTTTCCTCGCCGGTGGCGCGTATCCGACCGGCGTCAGCGGTGGACGGCGTGACGGCGGCGACGCAGCTCAAGAGGTCGAAGAACTACAGAAGCGGTTGGAACCGGGTCGGTTCCGCGAGGAGCTGTTCGAACTCGTTCGGTCGGTACAGCCGGGCGAGCGTCGGTAGCGCGCCGACACGTCCCGCGCGCCGTGCGTCTCGTGACGGCCGACTACTGGCTACCGGCTACTGCTACTCGTAACGCGCGAACGTCAGATAGGCCGTGTGGCCGACACCCGCGGTCGACGGCCGCGAGCCGCGGTCGCCGAAGTCCATATGCCGCTGGATGGTCTCGAACGTCTCGATATCTGTCAGTCCGGCCTCGCGGGCAGCCTCGACCGAAGCGCGCGAGTTTTCGACGAACGGCGAGTAGACGGCGACGAAGCCACCCGACACCAACAGGTCCGGCGCGTGTTCGACGACCTCGGGCGCGTTCTCCGTGTCCAAGGTCAGCAGGTCGAAGCCCGAGAGGTCGTCGAGATGGTCGGTCACGTCGCCGGTGCGCACGTCCACGTTGTCCGTGACGCCAGCGAGGTCCATGTTCTCGCGGGCGACCTCGGCGAACTCGGCTTTCCGCTCGTAGGTGGTCACCTCGGCACCAAGTCGGCCGAGATACGCCGAGAGGACGCCCGTTCCGGTTCCGGCGTCCAGTACCTTGTCACCCATCGCCGCGCCGGTGTGGCCGACGAGGAGCCCCACGTCACGCGGCATCATCGGCGCGCCGGTCCGCTCGAAGTGGTTGAACAGGTCCGGGCCGCGCGGCTCGCGGACGACGAACTCGTCGCCCAGATGTGACTCCAGTACCTGTCCGGGTTCGACGTCCTCGGGCACCTCGACGATGCCGAGGTCGGTGTGTAGTTCGTCGCCCGGTGCGCGGAGATACTCTCGGTCGCCGTGGACGAGGAGTATCACTCGAGCCGGGAGATGGCGGCCGCGAGGTCGCCGTTCTCGGCTTCGAGAGCTTCGCGTGCCTCGTCCTTGCCGACGCCCGCGCGCTGGGCGACGATCTGGATGTCCGAGTCCGGGATGTCGCTGCCGGCGGACTCCTCACCGGCCTCGACGGCGCTGGCGTCGCCAGCACCGACCGGCCGCGACGTCGGCTCGCCGACGATCTGGTAGGTCTCCTGGCCCTGCGCGTCCATGCGCGTGACCTGCGCGCCGTCGAAGACGAGCTCCTCGTCGGCCGTCCGGATGATGACCTCCTCGGCCTCGAGCTCCGTGACGTCGATGCCCATCTGTTTCATCATCTGCTTCATCTTCCGCGGGTTCATACCGCCGCCTCCAAACATACCCGGAGAGTCGGGGTCCGGTACAAAAAGGGTGACGAAGCCCTCAGCTCCTCGCTGCCGGACGTCAGCTATTTGTCCGGTTGC
Protein-coding sequences here:
- a CDS encoding transcription factor S codes for the protein MEFCDDCGSMMKTDGDHWVCGSCGAEKLRDSAKEAQMVTTQGQQKSEIVDVSDAEDKGLPTTKVHCPKCENDRAYWYMQQIRSADESETRFFVCTECEHKWREDDH
- a CDS encoding DUF6517 family protein; this encodes MATLPAVASDRIDGWRLVDERVETPFDVRLVTVTAATAVYEDPELATAVRDATGSDGPGRFFLTSHVSLKPQPPVSGTLRKLVTDRASRSFADQLRERGFTRVERTDERAFSVAGADARLVAYDGQCPVGDLTVDVQGWLAVWETDGDFFLAGGAYPTGVSGGRRDGGDAAQEVEELQKRLEPGRFREELFELVRSVQPGERR
- a CDS encoding tRNA (adenine-N1)-methyltransferase, producing MILLVHGDREYLRAPGDELHTDLGIVEVPEDVEPGQVLESHLGDEFVVREPRGPDLFNHFERTGAPMMPRDVGLLVGHTGAAMGDKVLDAGTGTGVLSAYLGRLGAEVTTYERKAEFAEVARENMDLAGVTDNVDVRTGDVTDHLDDLSGFDLLTLDTENAPEVVEHAPDLLVSGGFVAVYSPFVENSRASVEAAREAGLTDIETFETIQRHMDFGDRGSRPSTAGVGHTAYLTFARYE
- a CDS encoding nascent polypeptide-associated complex protein, whose translation is MFGGGGMNPRKMKQMMKQMGIDVTELEAEEVIIRTADEELVFDGAQVTRMDAQGQETYQIVGEPTSRPVGAGDASAVEAGEESAGSDIPDSDIQIVAQRAGVGKDEAREALEAENGDLAAAISRLE